One genomic window of Marinobacter adhaerens HP15 includes the following:
- the pilW gene encoding type IV pilus biogenesis/stability protein PilW: protein MLATLLLTLLVTGCVTTTDSRFSREADQQEALDNYVKLATAYIGQGNLERARHHLDRALKLDSDDPGARAAMGLVYNAEGEPELAERNFKQAISEDPGYTRARVYYGAFLFGQNRMEDARDQFRAASRDTGYQDRGSVFFNLGMTQERLGELEAAATSYRRAVELTRGDARSLLALSRVSVETGDYDDAARYYSRLISLMQRNQRLVHSPESLLTGIRIARFYSDENQEASLALQLRNKFPESVEYQQYKVLISNGN, encoded by the coding sequence GTGTTGGCCACCCTGTTGCTGACCCTGCTGGTTACAGGTTGCGTTACCACTACCGACAGTCGGTTTTCACGGGAAGCAGATCAGCAGGAAGCGCTCGATAACTATGTGAAACTTGCCACGGCCTATATTGGGCAGGGCAATCTTGAACGTGCACGCCATCACCTCGACAGGGCATTGAAACTGGATTCAGATGACCCCGGCGCCAGGGCTGCGATGGGGCTTGTCTATAACGCCGAGGGTGAGCCAGAACTGGCTGAGCGTAATTTCAAACAGGCTATTTCCGAGGATCCAGGGTACACACGGGCGCGGGTTTATTACGGAGCTTTCCTGTTCGGCCAGAACCGGATGGAAGACGCGCGGGATCAATTCCGTGCTGCGTCCCGGGATACCGGTTATCAGGATCGCGGCTCGGTTTTCTTTAACCTGGGCATGACCCAGGAGCGCCTCGGAGAACTGGAAGCTGCGGCCACATCCTATCGCCGCGCAGTGGAGTTGACACGAGGCGATGCACGTTCCCTGCTGGCGCTCTCCCGGGTGTCCGTAGAGACTGGCGACTACGACGACGCGGCACGCTATTACTCGCGACTGATTTCATTGATGCAGCGAAATCAGCGTCTGGTCCACTCACCGGAGAGCCTTCTTACCGGAATCCGCATTGCCCGCTTCTACAGTGATGAAAACCAGGAGGCGAGCCTTGCGCT
- the ndk gene encoding nucleoside-diphosphate kinase → MATERTLSIIKPDAVAKNVIGEIYSRFEKAGLNIVAAKMMHLTQEQAEGFYAEHKERPFFNDLVAFMTSGPVVVQVLEGEGAILKNRDLMGATNPKEAEAGTIRADFASSIDANAVHGSDSAASAEREIAYFFNDNEICPRG, encoded by the coding sequence ATGGCAACTGAGCGCACGCTCTCGATTATCAAGCCCGACGCGGTAGCAAAGAACGTGATCGGCGAAATTTACAGCCGCTTCGAGAAAGCTGGGCTGAACATCGTTGCTGCCAAGATGATGCACCTCACCCAGGAGCAGGCAGAAGGCTTTTACGCAGAGCACAAAGAGCGTCCGTTCTTTAACGACCTGGTTGCATTCATGACCTCCGGTCCGGTGGTTGTTCAGGTTCTGGAAGGTGAAGGCGCGATCCTTAAAAACCGTGACCTGATGGGCGCGACCAACCCGAAAGAAGCCGAGGCGGGCACTATCCGCGCTGATTTCGCATCGTCCATCGACGCAAACGCCGTTCACGGCTCTGATTCCGCGGCTTCTGCCGAGCGCGAAATCGCTTACTTCTTCAATGACAACGAGATCTGCCCGAGGGGCTGA
- the rlmN gene encoding 23S rRNA (adenine(2503)-C(2))-methyltransferase RlmN translates to MTAAAEKTNLLGMPKAKLEAFFESLGEKRFRATQVLQWIHQRGADDFDQMTNMSKALREKLKQVAEIRGPEVVYDETSKDGTRKWVMRMDNGNSVETVLIPDGERGTLCVSSQIGCSLDCTFCSTGKRGFNRNLTAAEVIGQVWVARKAFMPFEPGPDRPITNVVMMGMGEPLLNFDNVVDAMNLMMEDLAYGISKRRVTLSTSGVVPALDRLSEVTDVSLAISLHAPNDELRNKLVPLNKKYPISELLAATKRYFARLPDKRKATIEYTVIEGMNDQPEHARELAVLLRDLPCKINLIPFNPFPESDFRRPSMNATRRFQNVLNEAGYITTIRTTRGDDIDAACGQLVGRVEDRTRRSQRYIQVQQVNP, encoded by the coding sequence ATGACAGCGGCCGCTGAAAAAACCAATCTCCTGGGAATGCCAAAAGCAAAGCTCGAGGCCTTCTTCGAGTCCCTGGGAGAGAAGCGTTTTCGTGCCACTCAGGTTTTGCAGTGGATCCATCAGCGTGGCGCCGATGACTTCGATCAAATGACCAATATGAGCAAGGCGCTTCGGGAAAAGCTGAAGCAGGTTGCCGAGATCCGTGGTCCTGAGGTGGTGTACGACGAAACCTCCAAAGACGGCACCCGCAAGTGGGTGATGCGCATGGATAACGGCAACAGCGTGGAGACGGTACTGATTCCCGATGGCGAACGCGGCACACTCTGCGTTTCCTCACAGATTGGTTGCAGCCTGGACTGCACCTTCTGCTCCACCGGCAAGCGGGGCTTTAACCGTAATCTGACTGCGGCGGAAGTCATTGGCCAGGTGTGGGTTGCGCGCAAGGCCTTCATGCCGTTTGAGCCGGGCCCCGATCGGCCGATTACCAACGTGGTCATGATGGGCATGGGCGAGCCCCTGCTCAATTTTGACAATGTCGTGGACGCCATGAACCTCATGATGGAGGATCTGGCGTACGGGATCTCCAAGCGCCGGGTGACCCTCAGTACCTCTGGCGTGGTGCCCGCGCTGGATCGCCTGTCGGAAGTTACCGATGTTTCACTGGCCATTTCCCTGCATGCCCCGAATGATGAACTGCGTAACAAACTGGTTCCGTTGAATAAAAAGTACCCGATCTCAGAGCTGCTTGCGGCCACCAAGCGGTATTTCGCCCGTTTGCCAGACAAGCGTAAGGCTACAATCGAGTACACCGTTATCGAGGGGATGAACGATCAGCCCGAGCACGCCCGGGAACTGGCGGTGCTGTTGCGGGATCTTCCGTGCAAGATCAACCTGATTCCCTTCAATCCGTTTCCGGAGAGCGATTTCCGGAGACCGAGTATGAATGCCACGCGGCGGTTCCAGAACGTTCTTAACGAGGCTGGCTACATCACTACCATCAGAACCACGCGGGGCGATGACATTGACGCCGCCTGTGGGCAACTGGTCGGGCGGGTCGAGGACAGAACCCGGCGGAGTCAGCGGTATATTCAGGTTCAGCAGGTGAATCCCTGA